In the Terriglobales bacterium genome, GCGCTGGCTGGTGGCAATCGGCTTCTGCGGTTCATACACCACGTTCTCCAGTTACGCGTTTGAGACGATTGCTTATTTTGAGCAGGGGCACTGGAGTCTCTTCGCGCTCAACATCCTGAGCAACAATCTGCTTTGCCTGGCAGCCGTGATCGCCGGTGCTGCGGTCGCGCGGGGGATTTAGAGCAGTTTTACCACGGAGACACGGAGGACACGGAGGAAAACACAACCGTTTCTAGTTTCAAGTTTCAGGTTTCGGCAAGGCGTGGTTCCAAAGTATCGATTGACGTAGGCTTTCCCGAAACCTGAAACTTGAAACCTGAAACTCGAAACTCGAAACCCTTTTTGTTGGCTTCTTCTCCGTGTTCTCCGTGCCTCCGTGGTGAAACACATGCCCTCATTTACAATTCCGCCCGTGGCCGTTCAAGTCACTATCTATCTCACCGAAGGCGATGAGTATCAGCGCCGGCCGGCGCACCTGCAGATTCTGAACTACCTGCGCCAGGAAAATATTGCAAATGCGGTTGTGATTCATGCTGTAGCTGGCTTTATTGGACGCAGCCGGGTGAAAACAAGCACGCTGGTTGATGCCGGCGGAAAGCTTCCTCTAGTCGTGCTTTTCGTCGATCAGGACGAGCACGTCACGCGCGTCCTGCCGAAGCTGAAGGAGATGGCCGGCCCGCGGCTGATCGTCAGAGAGAACGTTGTCGTGGAGTCCGGGAGCCTGGCCTAGCTCATGTCAGCCGCAAAGCCGCAGCTATCCACGCAACTCGACATTCTGGCTATCGCCGCTCATCGAGATGACGTTGAGCAAACCTGCGGCGGAACCCTGCTGAAAGCGGCCGAGAACGGTCAGCGCTCCGGCATCCTCGATCTCACCCGCGGGGAAATGGGGACGCGCGGCACTGCTGAAGACCGCGAACGCGAGGCAATGGAGGCTGCGCGGATTCTATGTGTCGGTTGGCGGGAAGCCCTCGACATCCCCGACGGCCGCGTCGAAAACACATGGACGAATCGCCTGAAGATCGCGCAGGTAATCCGCCGCACGAAACCGCGCGTTGTAATCCTCCCATATTGGGAAGGCCGACATCCTGATCATTACACCTGTGCAACCGTCGGCTACGAAGCGTGTTTTCTTGCGGGACTTAAGA is a window encoding:
- a CDS encoding DUF190 domain-containing protein produces the protein MPSFTIPPVAVQVTIYLTEGDEYQRRPAHLQILNYLRQENIANAVVIHAVAGFIGRSRVKTSTLVDAGGKLPLVVLFVDQDEHVTRVLPKLKEMAGPRLIVRENVVVESGSLA
- the bshB1 gene encoding bacillithiol biosynthesis deacetylase BshB1, coding for MSAAKPQLSTQLDILAIAAHRDDVEQTCGGTLLKAAENGQRSGILDLTRGEMGTRGTAEDREREAMEAARILCVGWREALDIPDGRVENTWTNRLKIAQVIRRTKPRVVILPYWEGRHPDHYTCATVGYEACFLAGLKKLEIPRKLQEEGVRAENFENLAPHRPFKIVYATLYHHVRPTFVVDISEQFETRLAALMAYKSQFSDQEEGSGIFPMQAEIRDRIHSMARFYGMLAGVKYAEPFLQKEIGLVDDLLSIPVQSI